One genomic segment of Panicum virgatum strain AP13 chromosome 2N, P.virgatum_v5, whole genome shotgun sequence includes these proteins:
- the LOC120661098 gene encoding cinnamoyl-CoA reductase 1-like isoform X1 encodes MAGSSTVCVTGAGGFIASWLVKLLLSRGYTVHGTVRDLGDKKSAHLKRLEYAAESLRIFKADLLDYDAMAAAIVGCQGVFHVATPVPSEKLTDLELQMLAPAVTGTTNVLRAASAAGVQRVVVVSSIVAVEINPKDWPEGKIRDESCWSDEEFCRNNNIWYPVAKIISEEAALEYGRQTGLDVVSVNPGLVFGPMLQPTVNASSQFLIYLLKGGPDKVRNKLWHIVDVRDLAEALLLVYEGAGASGRHICAPHVVSVRELLDSLKSNYPDYPCIAKESVFDRDHPAPMSSEKLKKLGWSFRPLEETIADAIGFCQRAGFLGDADGAAPCRFPPLFNQI; translated from the exons ATGGCCGGGAGTTCGACGGTGTGCGtgaccggcgccggcgggttCATCGCCTCGTGGCTCGTCAAGCTCCTCCTCTCCCGCGGCTACACCGTCCACGGCACCGTCCGCGACCTGG GTGACAAGAAGTCAGCCCATCTGAAGCGGCTCGAGTATGCCGCTGAAAGCCTCAGGATTTTCAAGGCCGATCTCCTGGACTACGACGCGATGGCTGCTGCCATTGTGGGATGCCAGGGGGTTTTCCATGTGGCCACTCCTGTGCCATCAGAGAAGCTGACTGATCTAGAG CTGCAAATGCTGGCTCCGGCTGTTACTGGCACCACGAATGTGCTCAGGGCTGCCTCGGCCGCGGGTGTCCAGCGAGTGGTGGTCGTGTCATCCATAGTGGCCGTGGAGATCAACCCGAAAGATTGGCCTGAAGGCAAGATCAGAGACGAGAGCTGCTGGTCAGACGAGGAGTTCTGCAGGAACAATAAC ATCTGGTACCCGGTCGCCAAGATCATCTCGGAAGAGGCGGCGCTGGAGTACGGGCGTCAGACCGGGCTCGACGTGGTGTCCGTCAATCCGGGGTTGGTGTTCGGGCCCATGCTGCAGCCGACGGTTAACGCGAGCAGCCAGTTCCTCATCTACTTACTGAAAG GAGGCCCTGACAAGGTGAGGAACAAGCTCTGGCACATCGTCGACGTCCGCGACCTTGCCGAGGCGCTGCTCTTGGTCTACGAGGGTGCTGGAGCCTCCGGTAGGCACATCTGCGCACCTCATGTCGTCAGCGTCCGCGAACTCCTCGACTCGCTGAAGAGCAACTACCCTGATTACCCTTGCATTGCCAA GGAGAGCGTATTTGACAGAGATCACCCGGCTCCGATGAGTTCTGAGAAGCTGAAGAAGCTCGGGTGGAGCTTCCGGCCGCTGGAGGAGACGATCGCCGACGCGATCGGGTTCTGCCAGCGCGCTGGGTTCCTTGGTGATGCGGATGGGGCGGCTCCCTGCCGTTTCCCTCCTCTTTTCAACCAAATCTAG
- the LOC120661095 gene encoding phenylacetaldehyde reductase-like: MEVQLASGSPGADIWRRNEGSQRPTVGEALNRGSTMTSASPPRRVCVTGGGGFIASWLVKLLLSRGYAVHATVRDPSDPKNAHLRRLEGAPESLLLFKADVLDRDALAAAVAGCEGVFHVASPVPADKVVDPESEVLAPAAKGTLNVLQACSANNVQKVVVVSSTAAVHYNPTWPQGRVKDESCWSDRNLCMKNEDWYSAAKTIAEETALEYGEKNGLLVVTVCPCIVLGPLLNPVVNTTSELLIYIIKGGPSVMKNVLWNIVDVRDVADALLLVYEKVESSGRYICAPDRISTKGMVNLLKKTYPNYNYVECDDEDYASAISRVSSEKLTSLGWRPRKMEETLCDSVGYYEQAGLVQDVEGRTCRLPHIFHFASDK, encoded by the exons ATGGAAGTACAGCTGGCAAGCGGAAGCCCTGGCGCAGATATATGGAGGAGGAACGAAGGATCCCAACGGCCAACGGTGGGTGAGGCACTGAATCGAGGCAGCACTATGacgtcggcgtcgccgccgcggcgcgtgtGCGTGACCGGAGGCGGCGGGTTCATCGCCTCGTGGCTCGTCAAGCTCCTCCTCTCCCGCGGATACGCCGTGCACGCCACCGTCCGCGACCCAA GTGATCCCAAGAACGCCCACCTGCGGCGGCTGGAGGGAGCTCCGGAGAGCCTGCTCCTGTTCAAGGCCGACGTGCTCGACCGGGACGCGCtggcggccgcggtcgccgggTGCGAGGGGGTCTTCCACGTCGCCTCCCCTGTGCCCGCGGATAAGGTCGTCGATCCTGAG TCAGAGGTATTGGCTCCTGCTGCCAAAGGCACTCTGAATGTTCTTCAGGCTTGCTCCGCGAATAATGTTCAGAAAGTTGTTGTGGTTTCATCCACCGCTGCTGTTCATTATAATCCGACTTGGCCCCAAGGTAGAGTGAAAGATGAGAGCTGCTGGTCAGACAGAAATTTATGCATGAAAAATGAG GACTGGTATAGTGCTGCCAAGACCATTGCTGAAGAGACAGCATTGGAGTACGGAGAGAAGAATGGGCTGCTTGTTGTTACAGTTTGCCCCTGTATCGTTTTAGGTCCACTGCTGAACCCAGTGGTCAACACTACGAGCGAATTACTCATCTACATTATAAAAG GAGGTCCTAGTGTGATGAAAAATGTGCTCTGGAACATAGTTGACGTCCGCGATGTGGCCGATGCTTTGCTTCTGGTCTACGAGAAAGTGGAATCATCTGGGCGATACATCTGTGCACCAGATCGGATCAGCACAAAAGGCATGGTGAACTTGCTCAAGAAGACCTACCCCAACTACAATTATGTGGAGTG CGACGACGAAGACTATGCATCTGCAATCTCGCGAGTTTCATCGGAGAAACTAACGAGTCTAGGCTGGAGGCCGAGGAAAATGGAGGAAACTTTGTGCGACAGCGTTGGATACTACGAGCAGGCAGGGCTTGTGCAGGACGTAGAGGGCCGCACCTGCCGTCTTCCTCATATTTTCCATTTTGCTTCTGACAAATGA
- the LOC120661098 gene encoding cinnamoyl-CoA reductase 1-like isoform X2 — protein sequence MAGSSTVCVTGAGGFIASWLVKLLLSRGYTVHGTVRDLGDKKSAHLKRLEYAAESLRIFKADLLDYDAMAAAIVGCQGVFHVATPVPSEKLTDLEIWYPVAKIISEEAALEYGRQTGLDVVSVNPGLVFGPMLQPTVNASSQFLIYLLKGGPDKVRNKLWHIVDVRDLAEALLLVYEGAGASGRHICAPHVVSVRELLDSLKSNYPDYPCIAKESVFDRDHPAPMSSEKLKKLGWSFRPLEETIADAIGFCQRAGFLGDADGAAPCRFPPLFNQI from the exons ATGGCCGGGAGTTCGACGGTGTGCGtgaccggcgccggcgggttCATCGCCTCGTGGCTCGTCAAGCTCCTCCTCTCCCGCGGCTACACCGTCCACGGCACCGTCCGCGACCTGG GTGACAAGAAGTCAGCCCATCTGAAGCGGCTCGAGTATGCCGCTGAAAGCCTCAGGATTTTCAAGGCCGATCTCCTGGACTACGACGCGATGGCTGCTGCCATTGTGGGATGCCAGGGGGTTTTCCATGTGGCCACTCCTGTGCCATCAGAGAAGCTGACTGATCTAGAG ATCTGGTACCCGGTCGCCAAGATCATCTCGGAAGAGGCGGCGCTGGAGTACGGGCGTCAGACCGGGCTCGACGTGGTGTCCGTCAATCCGGGGTTGGTGTTCGGGCCCATGCTGCAGCCGACGGTTAACGCGAGCAGCCAGTTCCTCATCTACTTACTGAAAG GAGGCCCTGACAAGGTGAGGAACAAGCTCTGGCACATCGTCGACGTCCGCGACCTTGCCGAGGCGCTGCTCTTGGTCTACGAGGGTGCTGGAGCCTCCGGTAGGCACATCTGCGCACCTCATGTCGTCAGCGTCCGCGAACTCCTCGACTCGCTGAAGAGCAACTACCCTGATTACCCTTGCATTGCCAA GGAGAGCGTATTTGACAGAGATCACCCGGCTCCGATGAGTTCTGAGAAGCTGAAGAAGCTCGGGTGGAGCTTCCGGCCGCTGGAGGAGACGATCGCCGACGCGATCGGGTTCTGCCAGCGCGCTGGGTTCCTTGGTGATGCGGATGGGGCGGCTCCCTGCCGTTTCCCTCCTCTTTTCAACCAAATCTAG